In Acidaminococcus fermentans DSM 20731, one genomic interval encodes:
- the proB gene encoding glutamate 5-kinase gives MDRSKIAEVKRVVVKVGTSTITYPNGKINYEKIEKLARIMTDLQNQGKEMILVSSGAGAAGVGRMGLEAKPASIPGKQACAAVGQGILMHIYERLFGEYGQVVAQVLLTKSDMVNRHSYANARNALQEMISWGVIPIINENDVVAIDEFKIGDNDNLSALVASLADADLDILLSDIDGLYTANPKTHPEARLVSVVEEVTPEIEATAGGAGSKNATGGMLTKLQAAKNAMSAGIALIIANGEDLEILRKIMRGEPVGTLFVPRESHLRFRNQWLAFGSRISGKVIVDEGLAKALRQKGGCSILPVGITGVEGSFESGDTVSVLDQEGHELARGMTNYNAEDLDLIKGCRTSQIEEKIGYKHYDEAIHRDNLVVL, from the coding sequence ATGGATCGCAGTAAAATTGCGGAAGTCAAACGCGTGGTGGTAAAAGTCGGGACCAGTACCATTACCTATCCCAACGGAAAGATCAACTATGAAAAGATCGAGAAACTGGCCCGGATCATGACGGACCTCCAGAACCAGGGGAAGGAAATGATCCTGGTGTCGTCCGGGGCCGGGGCTGCCGGGGTGGGCCGGATGGGCCTGGAGGCCAAGCCGGCCTCCATCCCGGGGAAACAGGCCTGTGCCGCCGTGGGCCAGGGCATCCTGATGCATATCTATGAACGGCTTTTCGGGGAATACGGCCAGGTGGTGGCCCAGGTGCTGCTGACCAAGTCGGATATGGTGAACCGGCACAGCTATGCCAATGCCCGGAATGCTCTCCAGGAAATGATTTCCTGGGGGGTGATCCCCATCATCAATGAAAATGATGTGGTGGCCATCGACGAGTTCAAAATCGGGGACAACGACAACCTGTCCGCCCTGGTGGCCAGCCTGGCGGATGCGGATCTGGACATCCTGCTGTCGGACATCGACGGGCTGTATACCGCCAATCCCAAGACCCATCCGGAGGCCAGGCTGGTTTCCGTGGTGGAGGAAGTGACCCCGGAAATCGAAGCCACCGCCGGAGGCGCCGGTTCCAAGAACGCCACCGGGGGCATGCTTACCAAGCTCCAGGCGGCCAAGAACGCCATGAGTGCCGGCATTGCCCTGATCATTGCCAATGGGGAAGATCTGGAGATCCTCCGGAAGATCATGAGGGGCGAACCTGTGGGGACCCTGTTCGTACCCCGGGAAAGCCATCTCCGGTTCCGGAACCAGTGGCTGGCCTTCGGGTCCAGGATCAGCGGCAAAGTCATTGTGGATGAGGGACTGGCCAAAGCCCTGCGTCAGAAAGGGGGCTGCAGCATCCTGCCGGTGGGCATCACCGGGGTGGAAGGCAGCTTCGAAAGCGGGGACACGGTGAGCGTCCTGGATCAGGAGGGCCATGAACTGGCCCGGGGCATGACCAATTACAATGCGGAAGACCTGGACCTGATCAAAGGCTGCCGGACCAGCCAGATCGAAGAAAAAATCGGCTACAAACATTACGATGAAGCCATCCACCGGGACAACCTGGTGGTACTGTAA
- a CDS encoding glutamate-5-semialdehyde dehydrogenase gives MYEVGMVRTQGEAAKQASLELGILNTRVKNDILESMAEGLLAEEKNILEANAVDMEEGRKGGLRDSLLDRLLLTHDRLAQMAEGIRQVAGLPDPVGRILSGSTLANGLTITKVSVPLGVIGIIYEARPNVTADAIALCVKSGNAVILKGGREALHSNKAVSDVLIAYGEKAGLPKGAVQFVNVPDRAAVDELIHLEGLVDVVIPRGGAGLIKNVVHNASVPVIETGAGVCHTYVDAYANVPMAVEIAMNAKVNRPSTCNAMETLLVHKDIADAFLPAMLEAYKKAHVTVLGDARTQGYSGDVQPATEEDWATEYGDLRLSVKVVDSLEEAVAHIRRYSTGHSEAIVTDDYENARKFQQLVDAAAVYVNASTRFTDGFEFGFGAEIGISTQKLHARGPMGLPELTTTKYLVNGNGQVRK, from the coding sequence ATGTACGAAGTGGGAATGGTACGGACCCAGGGGGAAGCGGCAAAACAGGCTTCCCTGGAATTGGGCATCCTGAATACCCGTGTGAAGAATGACATCCTGGAAAGCATGGCAGAGGGGCTGCTGGCAGAAGAAAAAAACATCCTGGAAGCCAATGCCGTGGATATGGAAGAAGGCCGGAAGGGAGGGCTGCGGGATTCCCTCCTGGACCGGCTGCTGCTTACCCATGACCGGCTGGCCCAGATGGCCGAGGGCATCCGTCAGGTGGCCGGGCTCCCGGATCCGGTGGGACGGATCCTCAGCGGGAGCACCCTGGCCAACGGGCTGACCATCACCAAGGTGTCCGTGCCCCTGGGGGTCATCGGGATCATCTATGAAGCCCGGCCCAATGTAACCGCCGACGCCATCGCCCTGTGCGTGAAAAGCGGCAATGCCGTGATCCTGAAGGGGGGCAGGGAAGCCCTCCATTCCAACAAAGCAGTCAGCGATGTGCTGATTGCCTACGGGGAAAAGGCCGGGCTGCCCAAAGGGGCGGTCCAGTTCGTCAATGTGCCGGACCGGGCTGCGGTGGATGAACTGATCCATCTGGAAGGCCTGGTGGATGTGGTGATCCCCCGGGGCGGGGCCGGACTGATCAAGAATGTGGTCCACAACGCTTCCGTGCCGGTGATCGAAACGGGAGCCGGAGTGTGTCACACCTATGTGGATGCTTATGCCAATGTGCCCATGGCAGTGGAAATCGCCATGAACGCCAAGGTGAACCGGCCTTCCACCTGCAATGCCATGGAAACCCTGCTGGTCCACAAGGACATTGCGGACGCCTTCCTGCCGGCCATGCTGGAAGCCTACAAAAAGGCCCATGTGACCGTGCTGGGGGATGCCCGGACCCAGGGCTACAGCGGGGATGTGCAGCCTGCCACGGAAGAGGACTGGGCCACGGAATACGGGGATCTGCGGCTTTCCGTGAAAGTGGTGGACAGTCTGGAAGAAGCGGTGGCCCATATCCGCCGGTACAGCACCGGCCATTCGGAAGCCATTGTGACGGACGACTACGAAAATGCCCGGAAGTTCCAGCAGCTGGTGGATGCGGCGGCCGTCTATGTAAATGCCTCCACCCGGTTCACGGACGGGTTCGAATTCGGATTCGGGGCGGAAATCGGCATCAGCACCCAGAAACTCCATGCCAGAGGGCCCATGGGCCTGCCGGAACTGACCACCACCAAATACCTGGTGAACGGCAATGGCCAGGTGCGGAAGTGA
- a CDS encoding efflux RND transporter periplasmic adaptor subunit: protein MNIVQKHKVLLIVLAILVAGGAGGYKYYQVKKTQEAVAATRTDAVQRGDLRKTISATGALKALDNVDINSKITGRIVQVYVTENQHVTAGQALVKLDDTSLKATQEMKRAALVDKQATYERDQALLEQGAIAQSVFDTAEANYRVAKAEYEQATSNVNDTVISTPIDGYVIGKPTPVGQTVSSGISTPQVLMSVANLDKMQIYLMVDESDIGQIKQGQTVEFTVDTYPNETFKGTISLIGRSATTTNNVNYYTCYVDVENSEGKLLPTMTARANVIVDEIQDALTVSNKCIHTENGQKYVLVYDKENNTSRKVPVKVLLTGEDRVAVQGDLQPGDELVVKTAKATGSTNRRMGPPI, encoded by the coding sequence GTGAACATCGTGCAGAAGCATAAAGTGCTGCTGATTGTCCTGGCAATCCTGGTTGCCGGCGGGGCCGGCGGCTACAAATACTACCAGGTGAAAAAGACCCAGGAAGCCGTGGCGGCCACCCGGACCGACGCCGTCCAGCGGGGGGATCTGCGGAAGACCATTTCCGCCACCGGGGCCCTGAAAGCCCTGGACAATGTGGACATCAACTCCAAGATCACCGGCCGTATCGTCCAGGTCTATGTAACGGAAAACCAGCATGTGACCGCGGGACAGGCTCTGGTGAAACTGGATGATACCTCCCTGAAGGCCACCCAGGAAATGAAGCGGGCGGCCCTGGTGGATAAACAGGCCACCTATGAGCGGGACCAGGCCCTGCTGGAGCAGGGGGCCATCGCCCAGAGCGTATTCGATACCGCAGAGGCCAATTACCGGGTGGCCAAGGCGGAATACGAACAGGCCACGTCCAACGTAAACGATACGGTGATCAGCACACCCATCGACGGCTATGTGATCGGCAAGCCCACCCCTGTGGGGCAAACCGTATCCTCCGGTATTTCCACGCCCCAGGTACTGATGAGCGTGGCCAACCTGGACAAGATGCAGATTTACCTGATGGTGGACGAATCGGATATCGGCCAGATCAAACAGGGCCAGACCGTGGAATTCACCGTGGATACCTATCCCAACGAAACCTTCAAGGGGACCATCAGTCTGATCGGCCGCAGCGCCACCACCACCAACAACGTGAACTACTACACCTGCTATGTGGATGTGGAAAACTCCGAAGGGAAACTGCTGCCCACCATGACCGCCCGGGCCAATGTGATCGTGGATGAAATCCAGGATGCCCTGACCGTATCCAACAAGTGTATCCATACGGAAAATGGCCAGAAATACGTACTGGTCTATGACAAGGAGAACAATACCTCCCGGAAAGTCCCTGTGAAAGTCCTGCTGACCGGGGAAGACCGGGTGGCGGTCCAGGGGGATCTCCAGCCCGGGGACGAACTGGTGGTAAAGACCGCCAAGGCCACCGGCAGCACCAACAGACGGATGGGGCCTCCGATCTAA
- a CDS encoding ABC transporter ATP-binding protein produces the protein MNVIELKDIVKSYQMGDTIVYALNHVTVNFEKGKFTSIVGPSGSGKSTMMNILGCLDRPTSGEYYLEGKNIANYTDDELARTRNRRIGFVFQSFNLLSRLTAVENVALPLIYAGVNLEERTRRAEQALTNVGLGTRMYHKPNEMSGGQRQRVAIARALINNPAIIMADEPTGNLDTKSTLEIIDIFEKLNQEGKTVIMVTHEPELAAMTQRILVMRDGRLTEEKEGGGQVVV, from the coding sequence ATGAACGTCATTGAACTGAAAGACATTGTGAAAAGCTACCAGATGGGGGATACCATCGTCTATGCTCTGAACCATGTGACGGTGAATTTCGAAAAGGGCAAATTCACTTCCATTGTGGGGCCTTCCGGCAGCGGCAAATCCACCATGATGAATATCCTGGGCTGTCTGGACCGGCCCACCTCCGGGGAATATTATCTGGAAGGGAAGAACATCGCCAACTATACCGACGATGAACTGGCTCGGACCCGGAACCGGCGGATCGGCTTCGTGTTCCAGAGCTTCAACCTGCTGAGCCGGCTGACGGCGGTGGAAAACGTGGCCCTGCCCCTGATTTATGCGGGTGTGAACCTGGAAGAGCGGACCAGAAGGGCGGAACAGGCCCTGACCAATGTGGGGCTGGGGACCCGGATGTACCACAAACCCAATGAGATGTCCGGGGGCCAGCGGCAGCGGGTGGCCATTGCCCGGGCGCTCATCAACAATCCGGCCATCATCATGGCCGACGAACCCACCGGGAACCTGGACACCAAATCCACCCTGGAAATCATCGACATTTTCGAGAAGCTGAACCAGGAGGGGAAAACGGTGATCATGGTCACCCACGAACCGGAACTGGCGGCCATGACCCAGCGGATCCTGGTGATGCGGGACGGCCGGCTGACGGAAGAGAAAGAGGGAGGAGGTCAGGTGGTTGTTTAG
- a CDS encoding ABC transporter permease, which translates to MFRECVKMAFEGMLANKIRTFLTMLGIIIGVGAVIAMVSLGLGMQEKVKENITSMGSNLLIVMSGGRTANGQRIASGSGAKLTYEDAKAIEKNVDGIKYVAPGVQNSYQLVAGNQNWTSQVQGVTPNILSIRSYSIEQGRMYSQRDMNSRERVCVIGKTVADTLFPDGNAVGQIMRINKAPFTVIGVLASKGQSAMGQDQDDIVFVPLTTAMQRLMGLTYIRNITIQCENENTVSQVQSDVVTLLRTRHKIKTGADDDFSVRDLTEIIKTAQETTGSITLLLAIVAGISLLVGGIGIMNIMLVSVTERTREIGIRKALGATYHDILLQFLVESMVIGVTGGTTGMILGTVISVIAAKIIGWPIVISIAATIISVVFSVGIGLFFGLYPAKKAALLDPIDALRYE; encoded by the coding sequence TTGTTTAGAGAATGTGTAAAAATGGCCTTTGAAGGGATGCTGGCCAACAAGATCCGGACCTTCCTGACCATGCTGGGCATCATCATCGGGGTGGGCGCCGTGATCGCCATGGTGTCCCTGGGCCTGGGGATGCAGGAAAAAGTCAAGGAAAACATCACCAGCATGGGCAGCAACCTGCTGATTGTCATGAGCGGCGGCCGGACGGCCAACGGCCAGCGGATTGCCAGCGGCAGCGGGGCCAAGCTGACCTACGAGGACGCCAAGGCCATCGAAAAGAACGTGGACGGCATCAAATACGTGGCCCCCGGAGTCCAGAACAGTTACCAGCTGGTAGCCGGGAATCAGAACTGGACCTCCCAGGTCCAGGGGGTCACCCCCAACATCCTGTCCATCCGGAGCTATTCCATCGAACAGGGACGGATGTACAGCCAGCGGGACATGAACAGCCGGGAAAGAGTCTGTGTCATCGGGAAAACCGTGGCGGATACCCTGTTCCCGGACGGAAATGCCGTGGGACAGATCATGCGGATCAACAAGGCTCCCTTTACGGTGATCGGGGTGCTGGCCTCCAAGGGACAGTCCGCCATGGGCCAGGATCAGGATGACATTGTGTTTGTCCCCCTGACCACGGCCATGCAGCGGCTCATGGGGCTTACCTACATCCGGAACATCACCATCCAGTGTGAAAACGAAAATACCGTGTCCCAGGTCCAGTCCGATGTGGTGACACTGCTCCGGACCCGGCACAAGATCAAGACCGGGGCGGATGATGACTTTTCCGTCCGGGATCTGACGGAAATCATCAAGACGGCCCAGGAAACCACCGGATCCATCACCCTGCTGCTGGCCATTGTGGCCGGGATCAGTCTGCTGGTGGGGGGCATCGGCATCATGAACATCATGCTGGTATCCGTAACGGAACGAACAAGGGAAATCGGTATCCGGAAGGCCCTGGGGGCCACCTATCACGATATCCTGCTCCAGTTCCTGGTGGAATCCATGGTGATCGGGGTCACCGGGGGTACCACCGGGATGATCCTGGGGACGGTGATCTCCGTGATCGCCGCCAAGATCATTGGCTGGCCCATTGTGATTTCCATTGCGGCCACCATCATTTCCGTGGTGTTCTCCGTGGGCATCGGCCTGTTCTTCGGCCTGTATCCGGCCAAGAAAGCGGCGCTGCTGGATCCCATCGATGCCCTGCGTTATGAATAA
- a CDS encoding HutD family protein has translation MDILKRSRSQAVTTRWSGGTTTEFYIDPPGSAYARRDFLIRISSATVDLEASDFTLLPDYNRIILPLRGGFTLTFPEDGNRQVTLGPLEQASFDGAWHTHSVGKAVDFNVMVRKGHTGTCEKVTGSRLLQPASRRFVYVPFLTDAQLKGAVLDGKPLEQDTLYVLPPEGSCGLTLPEGTPVLYIVVE, from the coding sequence ATGGATATCCTGAAACGCTCCCGGAGCCAGGCGGTAACCACCCGCTGGTCCGGAGGCACCACCACTGAATTTTACATTGATCCTCCCGGCAGTGCCTATGCCCGGAGAGATTTCCTCATCCGGATCAGTTCCGCCACCGTGGATCTGGAGGCATCGGATTTCACCCTGCTGCCGGATTACAACCGGATCATCCTGCCCCTCCGGGGAGGGTTCACCCTGACTTTCCCGGAAGACGGGAACCGGCAGGTGACCCTGGGGCCCCTGGAGCAGGCTTCTTTTGACGGAGCCTGGCACACCCATTCCGTGGGAAAAGCCGTGGATTTCAATGTGATGGTCCGGAAAGGCCATACCGGCACCTGTGAAAAAGTCACCGGAAGCCGTCTCCTCCAGCCGGCTTCCCGGCGGTTCGTCTACGTGCCCTTCCTGACGGATGCCCAGCTGAAAGGCGCTGTTTTGGACGGGAAGCCCCTGGAGCAGGATACCCTCTACGTCCTGCCTCCGGAAGGAAGTTGCGGACTGACCCTGCCGGAAGGGACGCCGGTGCTGTATATTGTGGTGGAATAG
- the ftcD gene encoding glutamate formimidoyltransferase, protein MAKKLVEFVPNFSEGRDKEKVEKIVDEARKIKGLKILDYSSDADHNRSVVTIIGSPEAVTEAAINMAKVAIQLIDMRTHHGAHPRFGAVDVVPFTPVMGVTMDECVAIANAVGKAYGEMGIPVYLYEDACTKEARRNLAAVRKGQYEGFFEKIKDPEWKPDYGPAVMNEKSGCSAVGARVPLVAFNVNLDCSDKAVADAIAKKVRNIGGGLHYVKAMGVKLEERNQVQVSMNLVNYEKSAVYQAFEMIKMEARRYGVNVVGSEVIGTVPMKALLMAAEYYLQIENFNLDEILEKRLLELEE, encoded by the coding sequence ATGGCGAAAAAATTGGTTGAATTTGTTCCGAATTTCAGTGAAGGCCGGGATAAGGAAAAGGTTGAAAAGATCGTTGATGAAGCCCGCAAAATCAAAGGACTGAAGATCCTGGATTATTCCAGCGATGCCGACCACAACCGTTCTGTTGTAACCATCATCGGCTCTCCTGAAGCGGTTACCGAAGCAGCCATCAATATGGCGAAAGTCGCCATCCAGCTGATCGACATGCGGACCCACCATGGGGCTCATCCCCGGTTTGGTGCGGTGGACGTGGTTCCCTTCACTCCCGTTATGGGCGTGACAATGGACGAATGCGTGGCCATTGCCAATGCGGTGGGCAAGGCATACGGTGAAATGGGCATCCCCGTTTATCTGTATGAAGACGCCTGCACTAAGGAAGCCCGCCGGAACCTGGCTGCCGTGCGGAAAGGCCAGTACGAAGGTTTCTTTGAAAAGATCAAGGATCCGGAATGGAAACCGGATTACGGCCCTGCGGTCATGAATGAAAAATCCGGCTGCTCTGCCGTGGGCGCCCGGGTTCCCCTGGTGGCCTTCAACGTGAACCTGGACTGCAGCGACAAGGCTGTGGCCGATGCCATTGCCAAAAAGGTCCGGAACATCGGCGGCGGTCTCCACTATGTCAAGGCCATGGGCGTAAAACTGGAAGAACGGAACCAGGTACAGGTTTCCATGAACCTGGTGAACTACGAAAAATCCGCCGTGTACCAGGCTTTTGAAATGATCAAGATGGAAGCCCGCCGGTACGGCGTCAATGTAGTGGGCAGTGAAGTCATCGGGACCGTTCCCATGAAGGCTCTGCTGATGGCTGCGGAATACTATCTGCAGATCGAAAACTTCAATCTGGACGAAATCCTGGAAAAACGGCTGCTGGAACTGGAAGAATAA
- a CDS encoding formate--tetrahydrofolate ligase, with product MLSDIEIAQKNVMEPISKIADKVGILPEELEQYGHYKAKISLDVLKRLEKKPDGKLVLVTAITPTPAGEGKSTTSIGLAQALNRVGKKAVVALREPSLGPVFGIKGGAAGGGYAQVVPMDDINLHFTGDMHAITAANNLLSAMIDNHIHHGNELRLDARQITWRRVMDMNDRALRNVVVGLGGKVCGFPRQDAFTITVASEIMAILCLAKDLEDLKARFGRIVIGCDLDGNPVHVHQLGCEGAMAMLMKDAIKPNLVQTLEHTPAIIHGGPFANIAHGCNSLLATKMALKLGDIAITEAGFGADLGAEKFMDIKCHYGNLYPDAVVLVATIRALKMHGGVAKADLSQENVQAVSDGFSNLAKQVENMRTFGLPVLVAINKFATDTPAEIDMLLQKCASYGVEVSLNECWEKGGEGGIDMANKLVAMLEEQKPQKVELYDVNDTIPNKLKAIVTKIYGGDGVTFTPNAKKQIKQLEDWGLDKLPVCVAKTQYSLSDNPALLGAPKGFKINVQDVRVSNGAGFIVCQTSNIMVMPGLPKKPAALKMDIDNNGKIYGLF from the coding sequence ATGCTGAGCGATATCGAGATTGCACAAAAAAACGTCATGGAACCCATCAGCAAGATTGCTGACAAAGTGGGGATCCTACCGGAAGAACTGGAACAGTACGGCCATTACAAAGCCAAGATCTCTCTGGATGTGCTGAAACGTCTGGAAAAGAAACCCGATGGGAAACTGGTCCTGGTGACCGCCATCACTCCCACCCCTGCCGGGGAAGGGAAATCCACCACCAGCATCGGTCTGGCCCAGGCTCTGAACCGGGTGGGGAAAAAGGCTGTGGTGGCCCTCCGGGAACCCTCTCTGGGACCTGTGTTCGGGATCAAGGGCGGTGCTGCCGGCGGCGGCTATGCCCAGGTGGTACCCATGGATGACATCAACCTCCATTTCACCGGAGACATGCACGCCATTACGGCAGCCAACAACCTGCTGTCCGCCATGATCGACAACCACATCCATCACGGGAACGAACTGCGTCTGGATGCCCGGCAGATCACCTGGCGCCGGGTCATGGACATGAACGACCGTGCCCTGCGGAACGTGGTGGTGGGCCTGGGGGGCAAAGTCTGCGGCTTCCCCCGTCAGGACGCTTTCACCATTACCGTGGCTTCTGAAATCATGGCCATCCTGTGCCTGGCCAAGGATCTGGAAGACCTGAAGGCCCGGTTCGGCCGGATCGTCATCGGCTGTGACCTGGACGGGAATCCGGTCCATGTGCATCAGCTGGGCTGCGAAGGCGCCATGGCCATGCTGATGAAGGATGCCATCAAACCGAATCTGGTCCAGACCCTGGAACATACCCCGGCCATCATCCACGGCGGTCCGTTTGCCAACATCGCCCATGGATGCAACTCCCTGCTGGCCACCAAGATGGCCCTGAAACTGGGAGATATCGCCATTACGGAAGCCGGCTTCGGTGCGGACCTGGGGGCTGAAAAATTCATGGACATCAAATGCCATTACGGCAATCTGTATCCGGATGCCGTGGTGCTGGTGGCTACCATCCGTGCCCTGAAGATGCACGGCGGTGTGGCCAAAGCAGACCTGAGCCAGGAAAACGTCCAGGCAGTCAGCGACGGGTTCTCCAACCTGGCCAAACAGGTGGAAAACATGCGGACCTTCGGTCTGCCGGTACTGGTGGCCATCAACAAATTCGCCACGGATACCCCGGCTGAAATCGACATGCTGCTGCAGAAATGCGCCAGCTACGGTGTGGAAGTCAGCCTGAACGAATGCTGGGAAAAAGGCGGCGAAGGCGGCATCGACATGGCCAACAAACTGGTGGCCATGCTGGAAGAACAGAAACCCCAGAAAGTGGAACTGTACGATGTGAACGACACCATTCCCAACAAGCTGAAGGCTATTGTGACCAAGATCTACGGCGGCGACGGCGTAACCTTTACCCCCAACGCCAAGAAACAGATCAAACAGCTGGAAGACTGGGGTCTGGACAAACTGCCGGTCTGCGTGGCCAAGACCCAGTATTCCCTCAGCGACAACCCGGCTCTCCTGGGGGCGCCCAAGGGCTTCAAGATCAATGTCCAGGATGTGCGGGTTTCCAATGGGGCAGGGTTCATCGTCTGCCAGACCAGCAACATCATGGTGATGCCCGGTCTGCCCAAGAAACCGGCTGCTCTGAAGATGGATATCGACAACAACGGCAAGATTTACGGCCTGTTCTGA
- a CDS encoding cyclodeaminase/cyclohydrolase family protein — MELRKLTVEGFINETASSSPAPGGGSIAALNASSSAALIAMVANLTLGKEKYAAVEGDMKEVAAKATALKDDFLALIDEDSNAFNKIMAAFKMPKDTDEAKKARSAAIQDATKGAALVPFKVGQKANELFALAETVITKGNQNAITDGAVAAMNARAAVRGAFLNVKINLGSIKDALFVEDLKKRMAEIEKEVDAREKALLDQVKL, encoded by the coding sequence ATGGAATTGCGCAAACTGACTGTGGAAGGATTCATCAATGAAACGGCGTCTTCTTCTCCGGCTCCCGGAGGGGGCAGCATCGCGGCCCTGAACGCATCTTCTTCCGCCGCCCTCATTGCCATGGTGGCCAACCTGACTCTGGGCAAGGAAAAATATGCGGCTGTGGAAGGAGACATGAAGGAAGTGGCTGCCAAAGCCACTGCCCTGAAGGATGATTTCCTGGCCCTCATCGATGAGGACAGCAATGCCTTCAATAAAATCATGGCTGCCTTTAAAATGCCCAAGGATACGGACGAGGCCAAAAAGGCCCGGAGTGCCGCCATCCAGGATGCCACCAAGGGCGCGGCCCTGGTTCCCTTCAAGGTGGGCCAGAAGGCCAACGAACTATTCGCTCTGGCGGAAACCGTCATCACCAAAGGCAATCAGAATGCCATCACTGATGGGGCAGTAGCCGCCATGAATGCGCGGGCTGCCGTACGGGGAGCCTTCCTCAATGTGAAGATCAACCTGGGGAGCATCAAGGATGCCCTGTTCGTGGAAGATCTGAAAAAGAGAATGGCGGAAATCGAAAAAGAGGTGGATGCCCGGGAAAAGGCACTGCTGGATCAGGTGAAGCTGTAA